From the Salmo trutta chromosome 2, fSalTru1.1, whole genome shotgun sequence genome, one window contains:
- the cops3 gene encoding COP9 signalosome complex subunit 3: MASALEQFVNNVRQLSAQGQMTQLCELINKSGELLAKNLSHLDTVLGALDIQEHSLGVLAVLFVKFSMPNIPDFETLFSQVQLFISTCNGEHIRYATDTFAGLCHQLTNALVERKQPLRGVGILKQAIDKMQMNTNQLTSVHADLCQLCLLAKCFKPVLPFLELDMMDICKENGAYDAKHFLCYYYYGGMIYTGLKNFERALYFYEQAITTPAMAVSHIMLEAYKKYILVSLILHGKVQQLPKYTSQIVGRFIKPLSNAYHELAQVYATNNPAELRTQVNKHSETFTRDNNTGLVKQCLSSLYKKNIQRLTKTFLTLSLQDMASRVQLSGPQEAEKYVLHMIEDGEIYASINQKDGMVCFHDNPEKYNNPAMLHKIDQEMLKCIELDEKLKSMDQEITVNPQFVQKSMGTQEDDVGSKTSSYS; the protein is encoded by the exons GTCAGATGACACAGCTGTGTGAACTGATCAACAAGAGCGGGGAGCTGTTGGCCAAGAACCTGTCCCACCTGGACACTGTACTGGGGGCCTTGGACATCCAGGAGCACTCCTTGGGCGTCCTGGCTGTGCT GTTTGTGAAGTTCTCCATGCCAAACATCCCTGACTTTGAGACGCTCTTTTCCCAAGTCCAGCTCTTTATCAGTACCTGCAATGGGGAGCACATCCGATATGCAACAGACACTT TTGCCGGCCTCTGCCATCAGTTGACAAACGCTCTTGTAGAACGGAAACAG CCATTGAGGGGCGTCGGCATTCTAAAACAGGCAATAGACAAAATGCAGATGAACACAAACCAACTTACCTCAGTTCATGCGGACCTGTGTCAG CTGTGCTTGTTAGCAAAGTGCTTCAAGCCTGTCCTCCCATTTCTTGAGCTTGACATGATGGACATCTGTAAGGAGAATGGCGCCTACGACGCAAAGCACTTTCTATGTTACTACTATTACGGAGGCATGATCTACACGGGtctgaagaactttgaaagagcACTGTATTTTTATGAGCAG GCAATAACCACTCCAGCTATGGCAGTCAGTCACATCATGTTGGAGGCCTATAAGAAGTACATCCTGGTCTCCTTGATTCTACACGGCAAAGTGCAGCAGCTCCCCAAATACACATCACAGATAGTTGGGAGGTTCATAAAG CCTCTCAGCAATGCCTACCATGAGCTTGCTCAGGTGTACGCCACCAACAACCCAGCAGAACTGCGCACCCAGGTGAACAAGCACAGCGAGACCTTCACACGCGACAACAACACAGGCCTGGTCAAGCAGTGCCTGTCATCCCTCTACAAGAAGAATATCCAGAGGCTAACAAAG ACTTTCTTGACGCTGTCCTTGCAAGACATGGCAAGTCGAGTGCAGCTGTCAGGGCCCCAGGAGGCAGAAAAGTATGTCTTGCACATG ATTGAAGATGGCGAGATCTATGCCAGTATCAACCAAAAGGATGGCATGGTCTGTTTCCATGACAACCCGGAGAAATACAACAACCCCGCAATGCTTCACAAAATTGACCAAGAG ATGCTGAAGTGTATAGAGCTGGATGAGAAACTAAAGTCCATGGATCAAGAAATCACAGTAAACCCGCAGTTTGTGCAGAAG AGTATGGGAACACAGGAGGATGATGTAGGCAGCAAAACGTCAAGTTACTCCTGA